Proteins from one Falco cherrug isolate bFalChe1 chromosome 7, bFalChe1.pri, whole genome shotgun sequence genomic window:
- the LOC102048306 gene encoding ras-related and estrogen-regulated growth inhibitor-like protein isoform X2, with translation MGLRLPLRRSASFTPGHPALAEPPGPAALRAEANVLVMGADSVGKSALTVRFLTRRFIGEYGDMEFIYSHNLTVDGREILFHIWDVPNSQEQAEEGSSEEKRIQWADSFVLVYSICDRASFNILPPKIQFIKATKEGQSQEKVPIIIVGNKRDLHHRRVVSSEEGRLLALSLDCGFYEVSAAEAYHGALMVFHGLAKRIPDTKLALKKGTGIRGIVKTMSSVFARKRTDSL, from the exons ATGGGGCTCCGGCTGCCGTTGCGCCGCAGCGCCAGCTTCACCCCCGGGCACCCGGCCCTCGCCgagccgcccggccccgccgcgctccggGCGGAGGCGAACGTCCTGGTGATGGGGGCGGACAGCGTGGGGAAATCGG ctctgacCGTGCGTTTCCTGACCCGGCGCTTTATCGGGGAGTACGGAGACATGG AATTCATCTACAGCCACAACCTGACCGTGGATGGTCGAGAGATTCTCTTCCACATCTGGGATGTCCCTAATTCCCAG GAACAGGCAGAGGAGGGCTCCTCAGAGGAGAAGCGAATCCAGTGGGCAGACAGCTTTGTCCTGGTCTACAGCATCTGTGACCGTGCCAGCTTCAACATCCTGCCCCCTAAAATCCAGTTCATCAAGGCCACCAAGGaggggcagagccaggagaaGGTGCCCATCATCATTGTGGGCAACAAACGGGACCTGCACCACCGACGGGTGGTGTCCAGTGAGGAGGGTCGGCTCCTGGCCCTCTCTTTAGACTGTGGTTTCTATGAGGTCTCTGCAGCCGAGGCTTATCATGGGGCCCTCATGGTCTTCCATGGACTGGCCAAGCGCATCCCTGACACCAAACTGGCACTGAAAAAGGGTACAGGGATCCGCGGCATCGTCAAGACCATGTCATCTGTGTTTGCCCGTAAGCGAACGGACTCCCTCTGA
- the LOC102048306 gene encoding uncharacterized protein LOC102048306 isoform X1 codes for MGLRLPLRRSASFTPGHPALAEPPGPAALRAEANVLVMGADSVGKSALTVRFLTRRFIGEYGDMEFIYSHNLTVDGREILFHIWDVPNSQPPSNRSRSPCASTVQTVPGKKQTRGSFPGQGSHRAPSQAAPSVRLPVPGEERRWGRGCRARSRTLLLLLGSFSLPLPKPSPLYAWERACVCSTDTDFSAVFFWKCNKLYLAGGPQLLGAVNLYSGHGKRHVLCWARAPTVAAAATQRCVSRTCSLSPGLGDSPHSAPSFWWLALIKQLSRAAREGLLLQQIQQGVVGSEAVLRERGAPGAPPVLTGLPDPTIHPTTSWVWVPRGLSYP; via the exons ATGGGGCTCCGGCTGCCGTTGCGCCGCAGCGCCAGCTTCACCCCCGGGCACCCGGCCCTCGCCgagccgcccggccccgccgcgctccggGCGGAGGCGAACGTCCTGGTGATGGGGGCGGACAGCGTGGGGAAATCGG ctctgacCGTGCGTTTCCTGACCCGGCGCTTTATCGGGGAGTACGGAGACATGG AATTCATCTACAGCCACAACCTGACCGTGGATGGTCGAGAGATTCTCTTCCACATCTGGGATGTCCCTAATTCCCAG CCTCCCAGCAACCGCAGCCGTTCCCCTTGTGCAAGCACCGTACAGACTGTGCCTGGGAAAAAACAGACACGTGGCTCATTCCCAGGACAGGGATCGCACCGTGCGCCTTCCCAAGCCGCTCCATCTGTAAGgctgcctgtccctggggaggaaaggaggtggggaaggggctgccgGGCTCGTAGCCgaactctgctgctgctgctgggaagtttttccctgcctctccccaaACCCTCCCCCTTGTATGCCTGGGAAAGGGCTTGTGTGTGCAGTACGGACACtgatttctctgctgtgttctTCTGGAAATGCAATAAATTGTATTTGGCAGGAGGCCCCCAGCTCCTTGGGGCTGTGAATTTGTACTCGGGGCATGGGAAGAGACACGTACTGTGCTGGGCACGAGCACCCACCGTTGCTGCAGCAGCGACCCAGCGATGCGTTTCCCGTACCTGCTCCCTCAGCCCTGGGTTGGGTGACTCACCCCACTCCGCTCCCTCGTTTTGGTGGCTCGCTCTCATaaagcagctgagcagagcagctcGGGAAGGTTTATTATTGCAGCAGATACAACAAGGTGTTGTGGGAAGCGAGGCGGTCCTGCGGGAGAGAGGGGCTCCAGGAGCTCCACCTGTTCTCACTGGTCTTCCTGACCCCACCATCCATCCCACCACCAGCTGGGTGTGGGTGCCTAGGGGGCTTTCCTACCCATGA
- the PLIN1 gene encoding perilipin-1, whose amino-acid sequence MTAKKNQTVQNGSAKENVLQRVLQLPVVSSTCESLQRTYASTKEAHPLVASVCEVYERGVQGASALAMWSVEPVVRRLEPQFAVANNLACRGLDHLEEKIPALQYPVDKLASELKGTISSPLQSAKSTIGNSMDKIMELAAEGYEVTKNTVETTARYTRRNSVSQMAAAGVDTALGGLEKLMEYLLPEEDEEADQKPKETRESAAKVSQQQTSAPSTLGRISALVSTVSHRAYQQTTQSLQHAKAKGQELATWIPVLGSLAKPSVPAAPRVHGDGQSTAGGWLSQRQSKVPEQKQEKVGKKDDHTKEAGDNPGLVGSVAHNLQTACASGISSVKKVPAVAWDAAEGLILFTPRRLSKAMETVDALGGTLVSAPKHLLGTLYSYVPLRRQSVKVEEPAGGSKPSPETEQKEEDTKPAPPSAEEKSQLRGDWRLYRGHHPLSFLGLEDPLFLRHNLYRSPAFEPECPLPRKSAFAPYNRRVSEGSYRFSPEAMYSRAYYTNLYAPAFKKD is encoded by the exons ATGACAGCGAAGAAGAATCAAACTGTGCAGAATGGAAGTGCCAAG GAGAATGTACTGCAGAGGGTCCTGCAGCTGCCGGTGGTGAGCTCGACCTGCGAAAGCCTCCAGCGGACCTACGCCAGCACCAAGGAGGCCCACCCGCTCGTGGCCTCAGTGTGTGAGGTCTACGAGCGGGGTGTGCAGGGTGCCAGCGCCTTGGCCATGTGGAGCGTGGAGCCCGTGGTGCGCAGGCTGGAGCCTCAGT TCGCTGTGGCCAACAATCTGGCTTGCCGGGGCTTGGACCACCTGGAGGAGAAGATCCCTGCCCTCCAGTACCCAGTTGATAAG CTCGCATCTGAACTAAAGGGCACCATCTCCTCCCCCCTCCAAAGTGCCAAAAGCACCATTGGCAACTCCATGGATAAGATCATGGAGCTGGCAGCCGAGGGCTACGAGGTCACCAAGAACACAGTGGAAACGACAGCAAGGTACACGAGGAGGAACTCAGTGAGCCAGATGGCAGCCGCAGGGGTCGACACGGCCCTGGGAGGGCTGGAGAAGCTGATGGAGTACCTGCTGCCAGAGGAGGATGAAGAAGCAG ATCAGAAGCCCAAAGAGACACGTGAGTCAGCAGCAAAGGTCTCCCAGCAGCAGaccagtgctcccagcaccctgggccGGATCAGCGCCTTGGTTAGCACCGTCTCCCACCGTGCTTACCAGCAAACCACCCAAAGCCTCCAGCATGCCAAAGCCaaagggcaggagctggccacCTGGATCCCTGTCTTG GGCAGCCTGGCCAAGCCGAGTGTACCTGCAGCGCCACGGGTCCACGGTGATGGGCAGAGCACTGCGGGTGGCTGGCTGAGCCAGCGGCAGAGCAAGGTGccagagcagaagcaggagaaggTGGGGAAGAAAGATGACCACACCAAGGAG GCAGGGGACAaccctgggctggtgggcagcGTGGCTCACAACCTGCAAACCGCCTGTGCCTCCGGCATCTCCAGCGTGAAGAAGGTTCCAGCCGTGGcctgggatgcagcagaggGGTTGATCCTTTTCACCCCCCGCAGGCTGTCCAAGGCCATGGAGACAGTGGATGCTCTCGGGGGGACCCTCGTCAGTGCCCCCAAGCATCTGCTGGGCACCCTGTACAGCTACGTGCCG CTCCGCAGGCAGTCAGTGAAGGTGGAGGAGCCAGCCGGGGGCAGCAAGCCCAGCCCGGAGACGGAGCAGAAGGAGGAGGACACCAAGCCTGCCCCCCCCTCCGCTGAGGAGAAATCCCAGCTGAGGGGCGACTGGCGGCTGTACCGTGGCCATCaccccctctccttcctgggGCTCGAGGACCCCCTGTTCCTGCGGCACAACCTCTACCGCAGCCCTGCCTTCGAGCCCGAGTGCCCCCTCCCACGGAAATCTGCCTTTGCCCCCTACAACAGGCGGGTGAGCGAGGGCTCCTACCGCTTCAGCCCCGAGGCCATGTACAGCCGGGCTTACTACACCAACCTCTACGCTCCTGCCTTCAAGAAGGACTGA